A genomic segment from Glycine max cultivar Williams 82 chromosome 1, Glycine_max_v4.0, whole genome shotgun sequence encodes:
- the LOC100796123 gene encoding ADP-ribosylation factor 2: MGLTFTKLFSRLFAKKEMRILMVGLDAAGKTTILYKLKLGEIVTTIPTIGFNVETVEYKNISFTVWDVGGQDKIRPLWRHYFQNTQGLIFVVDSNDRDRVVEARDELHRMLNEDELRDAVLLVFANKQDLPNAMNAAEITDKLGLHSLRQRHWYIQSTCATSGEGLYEGLDWLSNNIANKA, from the exons ATGGGGCTGACATTCACAAAGCTTTTCAGTCGGCTTTTCGCGAAGAAGGAAATGCGAATTCTGATGGTTGGTCTTGATGCTGCTGGTAAGACCACTATCCTGTACAAGCTCAAGCTCGGAGAGATCGTTACCACAATTCCTACCATCG gGTTCAATGTTGAGACTGTGGAATACAAGAACATTAGCTTCACTGTTTGGGATGTTGGTGGCCAGGACAAG ATTCGTCCCTTGTGGAGGCACTACTTCCAGAACACCCAGGGTCTTATTTTTGTTGTAGACAGCAATGATAGGGACAGAGTTGTTGAGGCCAGAGATGAGTTGCATAGGATGTTGAATGAG GATGAACTGAGAGATGCAGTATTGCTTGTGTTTGCCAACAAACAAGATCTTCCTAATGCAATGAATGCTGCTGAGATTACCGACAAGTTGGGTCTACACTCTCTCAGACAGCGCCactg GTACATTCAGAGCACCTGTGCAACCTCTGGGGAGGGCCTTTACGAAGGTCTGGACTGGCTTTCCAACAACATTGCCAATAAG GCTTAA
- the LOC100790078 gene encoding type 2 DNA topoisomerase 6 subunit B-like isoform X2 has translation MEFSSAQKLCLHLISSAYQRCRLSEQICRLAVILTRSSSSHPSLKISISDTGIGSCLEEFQDLRFSSTDVADNWDGVLSLKTTGIGDTEIHNFQINLKGSGSSRITRLTPNTKNGAKFSGSEVCMYSFVSLDLLLADIHTFLQKNVAIQLVAEDCDVPESRYEKVFLTNECKKLPMSASNLELLKSGIEDYVLKHGNNLSNKCNSCFPSWEQRKVGSGEACCTDNRLHIELVMEAAIVISNISMQNTTCFREYGNKTEVLYFKDFSPCTISQSSVKALQSIDWKTYGLNLGGIVEQDDVTLLEWENFPTDTHIDIVLHSYHKQTTIPAPRKMSPLVRNLVKKAVKLSLDDLKANHPQAFLSSRAVEIRSYAPDLAKTIAGLILSSSDLDFQGECFSLLGLQSQEVGTEIVENCIEERIVSVIEMNDKKSYNSQEPAPFLFEEDPVEELEFQENDSSPLDF, from the exons ATGGAGTTTTCTTCGGCTCAGAAACTGTGCTTACAT TTAATATCTTCAGCGTATCAGAGATGCCGATTATCGGAGCAGATTTGCAGACTCGCGGTTATTCTCACTCGTTCTTCATCTTCGCATCCTTCTCTTAAAATCTCTA TCTCTGATACTGGCATTGGGAGCTGCTTGGAGGAATTTCAGGACTTGAGGTTTTCTTCCACGGATGTTGCTGACAATTGGG ATGGAGTGCTTTCTCTCAAAACCACCG GCATCGGCGATACCGAGATACATAATTTTCAGATAAACCTGAAAGGAAGTGGTTCCTCTAGAATAACTCGACTAACTCCAAACACAAAAAATGGGGCAAAATTCAG TGGTAGTGAAGTTTGTATGTATTCTTTTGTTAGCCTTGATCTCTTACTGGCTGATATTCATACCTTTTTACAGAAG AATGTTGCAATTCAATTAGTAGCTGAAGATTGCGATGTTCCTGAATCACgatatgaaaaggtttttcttACAAATGAGTGCAAGAAGTTACCAATGTCGGCATCAAATCTAGAACTTCTCAAATCAGGCATTGAAGACTATGTACTTAAGCATGGAAATAATTTAAGTAACAAGTGTAACTCTTGCTTCCCAAGTTG GGAGCAGCGCAAAGTTGGGAGTGGGGAAGCTTGCTGCACTGACAATCGACTACACATTGAACTGGTGATGGAAGCAGCCATAGTAATAAGTAACATATCAATGCAGAACACAACGTGCTTCAGGGAATATGGTAATAAAACAGAG GTTTTGTATTTCAAGGACTTTTCACCTTGTACAATCTCCCAATCATCTGTGAAGGCATTGCAAAGCATTGACTGGAAAACATATGGTTTGAATTTAGGAGGCATAGTGGAGCAAGATGACGTTACATTACTAGAATGGGAAAACTTCCCTACAGATACTCACATTGATATTGTGCTCCACTCATATCATAAACA GACCACGATACCAGCTCCAAGGAAAATGTCTCCACTTGTCAGAAACCTTGTTAAGAAAGCAGTTAAACTTTCACTGGATGACTTGAAGGCGAATCATCCCCAGGCTTTTTTAAGTTCACGTGCCGTCGAG ATTCGCAGTTATGCCCCTGATCTCGCAAAGACAATTGCTGGGTTGATCTTGTCTTCCAGTGACTTGGATTTCCAGGGAgaatgtttttctcttcttggaTTACAGTCCCAAGAAGTTGGAACTGAAATTGTGGAAAACTGTATTGAGGAAAGGATTGTTTCGGTTATAGAGATGAACGACAAGAAGTCCTACAATTCTCAAGAACCCGCACCTTTCCTTTTCGAAGAAGACCCAGTTGAGGAATTAGAGTTTCAAGAAAACGATTCCAGCCCCTTGGACTTTTAA
- the LOC100790078 gene encoding type 2 DNA topoisomerase 6 subunit B-like isoform X1 translates to MEFSSAQKLCLHLISSAYQRCRLSEQICRLAVILTRSSSSHPSLKISISDTGIGSCLEEFQDLRFSSTDVADNWDGVLSLKTTGIGDTEIHNFQINLKGSGSSRITRLTPNTKNGAKFSGSEVCMYSFVSLDLLLADIHTFLQKMLILKIPNVAIQLVAEDCDVPESRYEKVFLTNECKKLPMSASNLELLKSGIEDYVLKHGNNLSNKCNSCFPSWEQRKVGSGEACCTDNRLHIELVMEAAIVISNISMQNTTCFREYGNKTEVLYFKDFSPCTISQSSVKALQSIDWKTYGLNLGGIVEQDDVTLLEWENFPTDTHIDIVLHSYHKQTTIPAPRKMSPLVRNLVKKAVKLSLDDLKANHPQAFLSSRAVEIRSYAPDLAKTIAGLILSSSDLDFQGECFSLLGLQSQEVGTEIVENCIEERIVSVIEMNDKKSYNSQEPAPFLFEEDPVEELEFQENDSSPLDF, encoded by the exons ATGGAGTTTTCTTCGGCTCAGAAACTGTGCTTACAT TTAATATCTTCAGCGTATCAGAGATGCCGATTATCGGAGCAGATTTGCAGACTCGCGGTTATTCTCACTCGTTCTTCATCTTCGCATCCTTCTCTTAAAATCTCTA TCTCTGATACTGGCATTGGGAGCTGCTTGGAGGAATTTCAGGACTTGAGGTTTTCTTCCACGGATGTTGCTGACAATTGGG ATGGAGTGCTTTCTCTCAAAACCACCG GCATCGGCGATACCGAGATACATAATTTTCAGATAAACCTGAAAGGAAGTGGTTCCTCTAGAATAACTCGACTAACTCCAAACACAAAAAATGGGGCAAAATTCAG TGGTAGTGAAGTTTGTATGTATTCTTTTGTTAGCCTTGATCTCTTACTGGCTGATATTCATACCTTTTTACAGAAG ATGCTAATTTTAAAGATTCCT AATGTTGCAATTCAATTAGTAGCTGAAGATTGCGATGTTCCTGAATCACgatatgaaaaggtttttcttACAAATGAGTGCAAGAAGTTACCAATGTCGGCATCAAATCTAGAACTTCTCAAATCAGGCATTGAAGACTATGTACTTAAGCATGGAAATAATTTAAGTAACAAGTGTAACTCTTGCTTCCCAAGTTG GGAGCAGCGCAAAGTTGGGAGTGGGGAAGCTTGCTGCACTGACAATCGACTACACATTGAACTGGTGATGGAAGCAGCCATAGTAATAAGTAACATATCAATGCAGAACACAACGTGCTTCAGGGAATATGGTAATAAAACAGAG GTTTTGTATTTCAAGGACTTTTCACCTTGTACAATCTCCCAATCATCTGTGAAGGCATTGCAAAGCATTGACTGGAAAACATATGGTTTGAATTTAGGAGGCATAGTGGAGCAAGATGACGTTACATTACTAGAATGGGAAAACTTCCCTACAGATACTCACATTGATATTGTGCTCCACTCATATCATAAACA GACCACGATACCAGCTCCAAGGAAAATGTCTCCACTTGTCAGAAACCTTGTTAAGAAAGCAGTTAAACTTTCACTGGATGACTTGAAGGCGAATCATCCCCAGGCTTTTTTAAGTTCACGTGCCGTCGAG ATTCGCAGTTATGCCCCTGATCTCGCAAAGACAATTGCTGGGTTGATCTTGTCTTCCAGTGACTTGGATTTCCAGGGAgaatgtttttctcttcttggaTTACAGTCCCAAGAAGTTGGAACTGAAATTGTGGAAAACTGTATTGAGGAAAGGATTGTTTCGGTTATAGAGATGAACGACAAGAAGTCCTACAATTCTCAAGAACCCGCACCTTTCCTTTTCGAAGAAGACCCAGTTGAGGAATTAGAGTTTCAAGAAAACGATTCCAGCCCCTTGGACTTTTAA
- the LOC100798784 gene encoding uncharacterized protein encodes MSLQVQPQTQPQPLMQQQQQPVQVYPTSVTYESPPHHSNGSFGSVFVVLAIIIVISAVACCLGRLCNRRGGHSHNQKHVKPQKKQQQQQNHHNFRPKEVDIEFGFDKRIAASKPNGHGAGRGIKPLPHHGDVKTFEMKLGHQGKIRPGP; translated from the coding sequence ATGTCTTTACAAGTTCAGCCACAGACACAGCCACAGCCACTGATGCAGCAGCAACAGCAACCTGTCCAGGTCTATCCTACCAGTGTCACATATGAGTCACCACCCCACCATTCAAATGGCTCTTTTGGGtcagtttttgttgttttggctaTAATTATAGTCATTTCTGCAGTTGCTTGCTGCCTTGGAAGGCTTTGCAACCGTCGTGGTGGCCACAGCCACAACCAGAAACATGTTAAGCCACAAAagaagcagcagcagcagcagaacCACCACAACTTCCGTCCAAAAGAAGTGGACATCGAATTCGGGTTTGACAAGAGAATCGCAGCTTCCAAGCCTAATGGACATGGAGCAGGCAGGGGAATCAAGCCACTTCCTCATCATGGTGACGTGAAAACTTTCGAAATGAAGCTTGGCCACCAAGGAAAAATAAGACCAGGTCCATGA
- the LOC102659496 gene encoding putative disease resistance protein RGA3, with product MVEAALKGVFENLSSLIGKELGLFLGFDQDLKKRLASLLTAILAMHEDAEEKQFSDISLKDWLLKLRDAAHELDDIMDEYAYEKLQLEYEGVNSCLSEFVKISCLSSFHPMHVFSYYKTVKKMKSISERLEKIAQERIKFHLTVMVHERSKVTQVTE from the coding sequence ATGGTTGAGGCTGCACTTAAAGGTGTGTTTGAAAATTTGAGTTCTCTCATTGGAAAAGAGCTGGGACTATTTCTGGGTTTTGATCAAGACTTGAAAAAAAGGCTTGCTAGCTTACTCACTGCTATCTTGGCTATGCATGAAGATGCCGAGGAGAAACAATTCTCAGACATATCTTTAAAGGATTGGCTGCTAAAGCTAAGAGATGCAGCTCATGAGCTGGATGACATCATGGACGAGTATGCCTATGAAAAACTGCAGTTGGAATATGAAGGAGTCAACTCTTGTCTATCAGAATTTGTAAAAATCTCTTGCTTATCCTCTTTTCATCCTATGCACGTTTTTTCCTATTACAAAActgttaagaaaatgaaaagtataAGTGAGAGATTAGAAAAAATTGCTCAAGAAAGGATTAAGTTTCATTTGACTGTTATGGTTCATGAGAGAAGTAAAGTTACTCAAGTCACTGAGTGA
- the LOC100807815 gene encoding proline-rich receptor-like protein kinase PERK13, producing MAKNTSSNESSSLNSDKDKASAPLPSSDDSESPKSTPPKSPPPSPPLPPSPPKKSAPPPTESPPAPAHSSPPTPSQSPPPTPPHSPPPSPSPPTPPPEKSPPSPSNSPPPPSTPPPSKDSAPPPSPSEPPPSPPPSPPPPPPQNSPPSPQSLTPPPHSLSPPTAISTPPSPASHVTPPPAPLGSGPNHPSPPRPPPSTQPKPRGTPPKSDPPSSSPSSGNNTGEIVGLALAGVFIIAFLALVIFFMFGRKQKRASVYAMPPPRKSHMKGGDVHYYVEEPGFGSGALGAMNLRTPSETTQHMNTGQLVFTYEKVAEITNGFASENIIGEGGFGYVYKASMPDGRVGALKLLKAGSGQGEREFRAEVDIISRIHHRHLVSLIGYCISEQQRVLIYEFVPNGNLSQHLHGSKWPILDWPKRMKIAIGSARGLAYLHDGCNPKIIHRDIKSANILLDNAYEAQVADFGLARLTDDANTHVSTRVMGTFGYMAPEYATSGKLTDRSDVFSFGVVLLELITGRKPVDPMQPIGEESLVEWARPLLLRAVETGDYGKLVDPRLERQYVDSEMFRMIETAAACVRHSAPKRPRMVQVARSLDSGNQLYDLSNGVKYGQSTVYDSGQYNEDIEIFKRMVNGSFDDSEFDMNSMEYRSTVSREMSGSRHSRMPYSEGSDSDFRVFHGQRSNTQNMS from the exons ATGGCTAAGAATACATCGTCAAATGAGTCGTCTTCATTGAATTCCGACAAGGACAAGGCTTCCGCTCCGTTGCCGTCATCGGATGACTCAGAGTCTCCGAAAAGCACACCACCAAAGTCTCCGCCACCATCGCCGCCGCTGCCACCATCACCGCCGAAAAAATCTGCTCCTCCGCCAACAGAATCTCCGCCGGCGCCGGCGCATTCTTCACCGCCAACTCCGTCACAATCCCCGCCACCAACTCCGCCTCATTCTCCACCACCTTCCCCTTCTCCGCCAACTCCACCGCCGGAAAAATCACCACCGTCTCCGTCTAATTCTCCGCCGCCTCCATCAACTCCCCCGCCGTCAAAAGATTCAGCTCCTCCACCCTCTCCGTCAGAACCACCACCTTCGCCACCACCGTCGCCTCCACCGCCACCCCCACAAAATTCTCCTCCGTCACCACAATCTCTCACCCCTCCTCCACATTCACTTTCGCCTCCAACTGCAATTTCAACCCCACCTTCACCTGCTTCCCATGTTACTCCGCCGCCGGCGCCGTTGGGTTCAGGGCCAAACCACCCTTCACCACCGCGACCACCGCCGTCTACCCAACCGAAACCAAGAGGTACTCCCCCGAAAAGCGATCCTCCGTCCTCATCACCTAGCTCCGGTAATAATACAGGAGAAATTGTTGGTCTTGCTCTCGCCGGGGTTTTCATCATCGCGTTTCTTGCTCTAGTTATTTTCTTTATGTTCGGGAGGAAGCAAAAGCGTGCGAGTGTCTATGCCATGCCACCCCCTAGGAAATCTCATATGAAAGGAGGAG ACGTGCATTACTATGTAGAGGAGCCTGGTTTTGGGAGTGGTGCACTAGGTGCCATGAATTTAAGAACTCCTTCAGAAACGACTCAGCACATGAACACTGGCCAGTTAGTTTTTACCTACGAAAAGGTTGCAGAGATCACGAACGGGTTTGCTAGTGAAAACataataggggaggggggattTGGGTATGTTTACAAGGCTTCCATGCCTGATGGCAGAGTGGGAGCACTCAAATTATTGAAGGCTGGAAGTGGGCAAGGAGAAAGGGAGTTCAGGGCGGAGGTGGACATCATCAGCCGAATCCATCATCGCCATTTGGTGTCATTAATTGGTTATTGCATATCTGAACAGCAAAGAGTGCTTATCTATGAATTCGTTCCTAATGGGAATCTCAGTCAGCACTTGCATG GAAGTAAATGGCCAATTTTGGATTGGCCAAAGAGGATGAAGATAGCAATTGGCTCTGCAAGGGGCCTGGCATATCTCCATGATGGCT GCAACCCAAAGATTATTCACAGAGATATTAAATCAGCAAACATACTTTTGGATAATGCTTATGAGGCACAG GTTGCAGACTTTGGACTTGCCAGGCTAACCGATGATGCTAATACCCACGTATCAACTAGGGTGATGGGGACCTTTGG GTACATGGCTCCAGAATATGCAACAAGTGGAAAATTAACAGATAGATCAGATGTTTTCTCTTTTGGAGTTGTCCTCCTTGAGCTTATAACTGGAAGGAAACCTGTTGATCCAATGCAGCCCATAGGAGAGGAGAGTTTGGTTGAGTGG GCTCGTCCACTTCTCCTTCGTGCAGTTGAGACAGGTGACTATGGTAAACTAGTAGACCCCAGGCTTGAGCGGCAATATGTGGACAGTGAAATGTTCAGAATGATTGAGACAGCTGCAGCATGTGTTCGCCATTCTGCTCCAAAACGACCTCGTATGGTTCAG GTGGCTAGATCCTTAGATAGCGGCAACCAACTATATGATCTATCAAATGGGGTGAAATATGGCCAGAGCACTGTTTATGATTCTGGCCAGTATAATGAAGACATTGAGATATTCAAAAGGATGGTTAATGGCAGCTTTGATGATTCTGAGTTTGATATGAACAGCATGGAATACCGTTCAACTGTTTCAAGAGAAATGTCTGGATCCAGACATTCAAGGATGCCATATAGTGAAGGTAGTGATTCAGATTTTAGAGTTTTCCACGGCCAACGAAGCAATACGCAGAACATGTCTTGA